TTGGTGCTGTTGAGCTCCTCAGTCAGTGGGAAGGGGCACTCTCCAAGGCAATAGTTGGCCATGTAGCCCTTGGGGGCAATGATCCAGTTCTCCCAGCCGATGTCATTGAAGCTGATGTACAAGCGTCGtggtttacaaatgttgcttgtAGAGATGGGTGTATAGTAGGAACTGCGTTTCTTCCTGGTGTTTTTACACTGTTGGGGAGCAAGGGAGACAACCAGCAAGGATGTATCAAGGAAGGCATCAATATCAGAGCAGAGCTTGCCATCCAGCAACGTTGGGGTGCCGATTTCCAGAATCAAGCCCACATTCTTGGTGGGTGTTTGCCAATCCTTGGCTACATCGGTCAGATTGAAGATCAATGACTTGTGGAGGTGGATGAAGGACTGCTCCACCAGCGGCTGCCGGCTGTAAGCATGGGTGGACATCCCTCTGAGAGCCAACTGGGAAGCCCGGTACAGGCTTAGTTCGAATGGGTGGGCTGGAGCAGAGCCCCGATAAACATTGCGTCTGAACTTGATCTCCAGCTGGGCCATGGTCAGCAGCTCCCCTTCCTCAAGCACAGAGAAGTTGAAGTACAGTCGCTTCTGGAGACACAGCCAACCTTGCTCCCTTTTGTGAATAAAGCCACCTGGAAAAGAGGACCACCACCCTAAATGGATCATAACAGACAGCGGCCTTCAAAGCAAAggctattttttcacattttcatactgccctttctccaaggagccaaGGGTGGTGgacttggttccttcccttcttttgtcctcaaaacaattctgtgaggtaggtgaggctaaaaGATGGTGACTCGCCCAAGTTACCCAGGaaatttcatggctgaatgggaatttgaacctggatcttccaggtttaaatcctactcccaaaccactacaccagtggttctcaaactgtgagatgtggcttcctggggagctgtggaattcagccaggggagctgcctaaaacccactgccctatacaaggTATagtattgtagccctaatggggaaccatggctaatggcccagtatgtcaaggaagtcaccagtcaaaaaagtttgggaaccactgcactataccatcctggctctctggatCTCCcactgcaaagcatgtgctctactcaCTAAGTGCTGGACCCACCTGAGAATAGCTGTGTCTTTAATGATGGCTTAATCTGCATAGGTGATTGTGTCCATCACCAGTCAATGCCTGCAATCAAGCTGCCCTTAAAAGTACAGAAGACCTTATTAATGACTTCTCCTCCAGGTCCCTTAGTAAACCTGCTGGTGTGTATTCCACACAGACAGATGAAAGGAGGCGATAAGGACTCTGCATCTAGCCAGGGACAAGTCCTGTTGAAAAGGCTGGCCAAATGGGAGGCAGAGGTAGTGGGTGGGTTGTTTTGCAAGTTGAAGGCAAAACAGCTTGCCCAATGGATGTGTATTCTGCTTGTATCTGTTTTGCCAATTTTATAGTTAATAATTTAAAAGAAATTGGGTGGAAATTCTTCAGGCCTATCAATGTGCCTGACATTTTCtggaagggaggaagggacaTCAGTGGATGGAAGAAAGAATGTACCAGGTGTCCAAGAAGTAATAGGGTAGTCAAAGATTTGGTATTTAATCAGAAAAAATTAACTAGATGTGTGCAGCAGGTAAGATAAAAACAGAACAAATGCTAGGTGCTCCAAATGTCAGTgctgcccattcacttcaatacATTTATCAACTTTTTACAACAGAGTAACACACCTCACCAAAAGTATTGACTGGTGTTTCTTTTGGTGGCTTGCCCTCTTAGTTCTGGGAGGACACCTGGTCTATGAAAGaaagattgatggaggaaagaaaGCTTCTTCAGTAGGAATCTACAacccaacccaatcctatacgtgtcttctcagaaggaaattccactgagttcaatggcactcccaggacagtgtgtatagcagtgtttctcaaactgtgtgtcagggcccactaggtgggtcacaagccaatttcaggtgggtccccattcatttcaatcttttatttttcatctattcgacttgatgctcccatgctatgggactgcatttgaggaaatgcaaTCTGTACAATGTTATGGTTTTAACAAGGGTAGTAAATGTGAGTTACTCCTGGGTACctgcgggtaggattgcaacctaggattgtaaaaagtttcctgtttgatgatatcactgctgtataggattgtagccttagacatGCAGTAGGAATTTAGACGACAGGCCAGGGTAGCAAGAGAGAATTGTGAGCAAATGTGCTGACATTTCAGCTTGATTACAACTGGGGTGCCTGCAGGTGATGATTAAGGGTTAACCCCAAAGTTTCAGCCACAAGGTGctaatctctccccctccccactgctctgCAGTCCCTGATCAATTCAAAAAGAGAACAATTGAAGGGGGGGCGGAGATCGCCTCCTCTGGAAGGAGGGAAGCAAAGGAGGCAAGccttccgtgtgtgtgtgtgtgtgtgtgtgtgtgtgtgtgtgtgagtgtgagtgtgagtgtgagagagagagatagagagaggccTGCTCAGGGGATGGGGGCATCTGGGCTCTGGAACGCAGGCTGGCTTCCAATTTCAAAGAACTTTACTCATCCCTCCCGTAGTCAAAAGTTAGCAGCAGCCACACTGGAGCAAAGATCACTGCTGCAATCCCAGTCcctcttccctgggagtaggtcccattgaccgccacgggtcttacttctgagtagaccagtcTAGGATTGGGCCAAACTTGTGTCCCTTATCTGACCCTGAAATCCCATTGCACCGCCCCCACCGCCGTCCGCATGACCATGTTATACTGTAGCCTCCTCGTGGGCAGGGACTGATCCCATCTTCTCTCCCCccgttttttttcctttgtgcgGAGCGCCCATACGCTGCAATAGCAATTGTTAGTATTAAGTCTAGCAGTGAATGGCACGAGTCATGGTTAATGCAAGCGCCTATTTCCAGGGGCTACAGATCTCCCCAGAGGGAAAGCCCTGCGGATGCTTCTTGCCTGTTCCACCCGGACACGCCCATCTGTGGTTAGCAGCTTGGATGTTTTGATTTCAACGCGGGCTATAGACGAATTCTCTCCAAGTAACTGAACAAGCCGCCCCCAAAGCCCTGGGATCCCCTCCCGCCAACCACCCACAGCCATACCTTGATCTGGAAAAACTCGGATGATGTTCCCTGGGACGTTGAATTCTTCCACCCAGCAGGGCCTCCTGGGTTCTTTGCCAGCTGGAGAAGGGACGGTCCTGGTTTGGAACATCTTCCAGATCAGAGGGGGCACCGGCGCAGGAGATCTGGGGCTGGGCTTGACACTCAGCCCCAGAGATTTCAGCAGCAGGTTCTCCTGGGTTTTCAGATCCATGCTTCCCACCAGCAAGGCCCAAAGGATGCCCACGGCCAGGCTGCTGTGGAGATGGCACAACCGCATTTTGAGGGTGCAGGGGAGTGGTCCTTCTCTGCAGGCAACCTTCCGGTGCTCGCCTTCTTAGAGAGAGGGAAaaggtctctctcccccccccccccagaaagaaaGAGGTGGAGGAGGATCTGTTGATTGGGTGATGagaagcttgatttttttttttttaaattctcaatTTGGCAAGAAGGCCCCCTGGGTAAGGGACAGCAGCATCCCTGCAGCCACAGTGATTGGCAGCCTGAGTTAACCCTTCCTTGCCCAGTTCAGGGATGCCTCCCACACCAGCATGGACTACATTGAGAGATCttcccaacagacaagagaaaattgCCCTGTGATTTAATCAATTACTGTACTTGATTGTGTTAAGGAAAAGCACCTCTGAAGCCAAGCAACACCCCACCCATCCCAAAGCCAAAGCTTTTGTTTATCTACCCTGTAAGGATAAGTCACTACCCTGGGCTTTATCTACCCTGTAACATAAGTCACTACCCTGGGCTTTGCCTCATTGCATTAGGCTTCCTGGGGCCTGGGATTCAGACATCTCACCCCCACACTTGACTCATTCAGCTGCTCAGAGATGCTTCTGTACTGTCCTGCCTTTGGCAACCTTGTCCAATTTAGTGTTCTGTCATTTACACATTTCCAAATTGGAATTAGCATTTGTCACACTTAGTTCATTCCATCTCTCCTACCACCAGCTCTGCATTTAACCACTCTCCAAAGAGGCTGCCAGTTGTATCTCCACTTGAGTTGCTGCTTGGGCCTTACCCTCCTTCTGCATGTAGTTCATTCTACTGAGTCACCCCACTGGGTTTGATTCAATCACTTGAATTGTCTCAAGGCAATTACCCATCCACAGACTGGGTGCCCATTGTTCCCCCACATCTATCACTACGCTGCCCTTGCTTGCTGCAAGTCAGGCTTCCTGGTGTGCGTGATTCTACTACATGCCTCAAGAGCCAGGGTGATCCACCCAATGATTTGTCTTCCAGAGGTTGCCTGTTCAATCAGGAGGCACACACTATGTTAGGGGCAAAAACCGATTTCAAGCTCCTACATCTTCTGCCTATCAGAGGAAACAACACTCAGTAAACAGGCAAAGAGTAATTCTGTACAAAGTAACGAGATGAGTTTCTTGAGTAATTACTGTTCGACAACAAATTACCCAAAAGCTGCCATAAATTATAGGAAAAATTAGTGCTTTATTTCACCCACCTGAAAGTTGCAGTCTCTTAAACCAGATACATGGGGATTCATCACTTGGTGGTAAAGAGGAACTACACTCTGCATACACTCAAAGACAGGCATCTCTTCCTGCTTTGTATGTTTCAGGGTTTTTCTCAGGGCTACTGAAAACAGATGCCAGGCTGTGTTGcacaacaaaaaacaaagctCATGGTTCCTCATCCCTGGATAAGCGGTTTCAAAAAATgtattccctccccccatcacatTGTTTTAAAGATCAAActtacagaaaacaaaaacacatcagTAATCTGGACTTCTAAGAAAGGTGGGTGTGTTACATCCAAGGTTATTTAAAActagaaaaaaacaactcctcCAGATGAAGTTTTACCACAAGTGTAAATTTAATGAGAATCCCTCCACAAAAGAGTTGGCATTTACATAACACTaaacaaacacaaaattcatAAGACACCTCTGTTGGTCGTGTGCTGAGACATAGCTCAGAAGGAAAACTGAAGCAAATGTTAACATTGTAATCCATAACAAGGCAGGGGATTTGTTAATGTCATTCACACACCAACAGGAAGATGACAATGCTTCTGTGTTAAAGCTGTCCCAACTGGACCCACctaaatctgggggggggggaatctaaaaTTAAAGATCTCCCTTTAAGGCCTCCATATCATGTGCATTTTCCCCAGTTGGTGCTGAAATCAGAAAAGACAATTTAGGCTACAaacctatacacgctttcctgggaataagacccattgaacacaataggacttacttctgagtaggcatgcataggattgtgctttgatTACTCTGGTTTTGCATCATGCCTTACTTAGAAATTGGGATATTTCAACCTAATCCTTATAGTTTGGGCCAAACTACAATCAAgcaagagagtgagagagatgaAGATTTCTTATCCCCTATAATGTGggattactctccccccccccccccaaaaaaaaaaacttctactGACATCCAAAGCTCAAGCTTCAGTGGACCATCTGTTCCCAGTGAAGAATCTAGTGTAGTTCCTAAAACtggtacttaaaaaaataaacactttaaaTCATTTTTAATCATTCTAGCACCTTCATTTTCTTCTGGGATAAATTCAATAATAcgtacagctttttaaaaaaaagaagagtttAGGGCTAGGATGCACACAAATCTACAGGCTGCTCACAAGTTTCCAAAGACCACAAGGATATAGTTGCTCTTCAATTCCTCAGCAAAACAGATTTGGTTGAGAAATGAACACAGTTAACAGCAGAGGTTTCTGAGTCACAATTCCATGGAAGAAGCACAGCATAGCACATTTGCTGCACAAATTGTCTGGCTGAGAATCCgagcttttcttcttcttcttaatggGCAAGATCCTAGTCCTTACTACATGCCTGGAATTATGTGAGCAGCATCTATTGTAATCTCAGAATCCAGGAATGTGAGCGTGTCAGGTAAGATTGCAAGTACTGAAGGGCAAGGCAGAAGCTGATGATTCTGTGCTTTGAAAGCTCTTTGTATCAAATATTCTGGGGTATGTGGCCTCTGAACATGGCTGCTCCAGTGTGGATGGTAGCCACTGGTATCTAGAGAAAGAaccaccttgctggatcagaacaaagttTCATCTAGTTGGGCACCCTGTTTCTAACAGTGGCTAACTAAAGATCATGAAGTCAACAGCCCTTCCCTGAGATTTGCCCCAACAGCTGATGTTCAGAGGTAGATTGCCTCTGGACATAGAAACTCCATCTAGCTATCATGGGCAGTGCCCCTATCAGGTTGGTGGGGGACCGCAAGCCAAAGCCCTATGGAAGGTCCTCCATGATGCTTCACAGTCACACCCTGATAACACACTGAATACTATCACTGCCACCTACTTAAGCATCAGAATTTGTCCTCACCAGGTGGCCAAGGTCCTCAGCCAGTGCTTGACTGGCCAATCCCGATACTACCTGGGAACATGGCTAATAGATGCCAATAGATTCATCAATGAATGCAAGAAACCGCCttactggatcaagccaaggatCTATCATTCCATTTCCAATCGTGactagccagatgcctctgggaaattCTCAAGCAGAGCATAAAGGCAGTAGCCCTCCTCTATTGTCTGTTCCCCAGCAGCTGGTATTTAGAAGTAGACGGTCTCTATGGAGGTTCTATCTTTCTATGGCTGCTCCATAAGGCAAGGCCTTCCTGAATGAAACCGAAAGGTCCAGCATGCTGTTTCCAATAGATAGATACCTCCCAGGAAGCTCAAAAGAACAAGGATAAGGTGCTATGGTGGCCATTTCTTGTTTACACTCCAGTCTCGCAAATTGTGATTGCAGGTAGACTGCCACTGAACACAGAGGTTCCAGTCAGCTGTTACACCCAGTAGCTGCTGATAGGTATCAATTGTGGTGTTAAAAGGTGGGTCATTTGAGATTCTGGAGAAAGGGCAGCAGTACCTACACACACACCTGAGTCTGGGTGGCAgagaccaccctcccccactaaTATCAGCTGGTTGCAAGCATTAAGTATAAACCAGAAAGTGGAGTACGCAGCAGATGTCCAACAACTTCCTCCATGTTCTGATCTCCTTACAAGTATATAATAAGGCCTTATCTCCTTAAATACAGTATATACTTGTTTAAAAGTCTGGTTTCTGAGCAAGTTACTACATCTGTCCTCACTATGCAAAGGCCTTTCATTCCATACACAACCCAATGCAATGCATGATAGGTGTGTGAGGAAAGGGATACCCCCTGAGAGAACACACCTTTTCCTCTCCAACTGAGGTCTGTGAGTGAGACATACCTAACAATGCATGTAAAAAAGGAAGGAGTCAGTGATAAAATGACACAGAGCATTGTGGGAACTGCATCCTCAGCCTTGAGGAGTGAGGTCAAAACCATTGATGCACATGTGCTCTCATTCTCTCTCCTGACTGGCTTTCAATGGAACTTCTCATCCTTTCTATGAACCAGCAGCAGCTCCGGAGATAGGAGGAAAGGGGGAAGCAGTCTTGCCCTCTCTTTTACAAAGGCCCCATGGAATAGATGTAGTCTATGCAATTCCATTGCACTGCCTAAGGAAAGGATTGGGTGGGCAAGTAGTGCTTTCTGGAACAGGTGAGCAGTTGTTGTGGGCAGCTTCTTCCAGCAGGCCCCCACAAAGTGCCGAAGATCAAGAGACAACCCCATTCCAACCAAAGTAAACAACGCTCGGTGAGCCCTTGCTCTGATCAAGCCACACATAGTCAGCATCAGTGGAACCCCAGCCCAAGCTGAGTTGTAGTATTGTAGTATGTTGTagtattgtagtatgaaacttttaaaataaaaatctatatttcccaagcTGAGTTGCAGGATGATCAGATCCCATCAGGTTGCCTCCGGTCCCTTTCCCCTTCTGGCTCGAGGCATCAACACAGTGGGTGGCTCTGTCTCTGTGCCGTGCCATGCCATGCTGGCTGAGGATTGCAGCAAAGGGGGTGAGCAGGACTCCAGAGCCAGCTGGGCTTGCCCACTTCATGTCAGTTATAACCTCTTGTCTTTCACAATCCCATTCTTCACATGTTTCctatggggggaagagagaacaattcatatttttaaaatgtcagttttGAACATTCTGTCATACTCTGCCATGACCAAGAAACAACCTGGGGTGGAGCTATGCAAATCAGGGAAGGCCTGATACTCCACAGCTGGGATTATGGTTATGAAGAAGGTGGGGAAATGCCATAACACACCTCCAGCTTTTTAGAGGAAGAccaaataaattaattaataaaagtTCAGAGACTGCCATCCAAATTActgggcagatttttttttttaattgcatataAATAGttcatataatttttaaaaaccaatttaCTGTATTAATTTAGATTTATATTATAATGTATATAATGTAACTTTTAAAGGGCAGAAACTAGAGAAGCAACAGTAAGGTAtattacaggggtgctcaaactttcaactttagggatgctggacctttaacaagtgtatagaatagagaatttcagcaggtgcagcttgtcatctgtgggatgacaagttgcacctgctgcaattctctcttctatacacttgtaaaaggtccagcatccctaaagttgaaagtttgagcacctctGGTATATTACAACAGTAAACATCAATCATGTAGCCTTAAAAGCTAAACAGAACTTCTATGTACCATAGCAGTGTACTTCTGAACAGCCAGAAAAACAAGAATAAACCATGACGAAAGGCTGTATGCCCTGCTTATGAATTTCCTGAAAGCAACTGGCTCAATgttagactagatgggctttagTAAAGATATCAAttcttatttccccccccctccaacttgTATAATTTACCCTTCTTTCCAGGAGTTGAGAATCTGAAgctccccctctttcttcttgGAGGTTGTGACTTTCATTCCATCATCCAGGTCATATTCCCGCAGGTCATTCACCTCCTGGACATGTCCCATAAAGACCTTCACCACAAAAAGGACGATGTACTGCAAAGGGCAAAAGGAACAATCAATTGGCTCACCAGTCACAGAAGCTCCATCTGCCAATCCTAAATTTCCTTTGTGTTCCATTGTCCCATCCCTTTCCAGAGAACCAGGGTGCCAGGGTGACTGAGTGGTGAGGATTGCAAACCCAGGTTCTTTTCCCATGGGCTCCAAGCAGTTAACACGTAGTGGAGTTTGGTGCCTGTGCAGAGCCAACTTGAAAGCTTCCAGAGCTTTGCCAAGCCTTCTGCCCCCGCATTCAAGTAGAGGAAATTCTGTGTGCACAATGTGCCtcgagggaacataagaacagccccactggatcaggccataggcccatctagtccagcttcctgtatctcacagcagcccaccaaatgccccagggagcacaccagataacaagagacctcatcctggtgccctcccttgcatctggcattctgacataacccatttctaaaatcaggaggttgcacatacacatcatggcttgtaccccgtaatggattttcaaCTCTTTTTTGTCCGCCACTGAAGCAGCATTATGAGGAATGCTTCCCTTTGTCTTCTGTACCACATTTTAAGATTTTACCAAAGTGTTCCACTTTACTCTCTACTTTTGTGTTAGCAGCAAATAAAATTTacagtgtgtgtgcgtgcgcgtgcgcAGGGGTGTATAACACTTTTTCTGCCGTTAGTCAGCCCTGCACATGGAGAGCAGGGTCACCTTTAAAAAGTGTTGCTGCTGTGAGGTAAAACTCCCCTCCACCAATGGGCACAACACTGGTCTCCTCTGTTTGACAGAGAGCGACTTTGTGGACCTCTGCATCTGCTGTAAAAAAAACAGCCCTAGGCCTGTACACACAGGTAGGCTAGTTACAATCCTTTAAGCACAACATTGTGCTATGTACATTGTGTATGTACATTTTGTGGACTGGTTGTGGTAATTATGTCCGCCTGCCCCCCCGCAGTAGTGACTTCCAAATGGTAGTGAGCCACGAGCTGACTggaggtccaatcctatccaatttcccattGCCGGTGTAGCCACgctgatggggcatgcactgcatcctatggtagggaggctgtcacagagatctcctcaaggtaacagaaagtttgttcccttaccttggggctacattgtggtagcaccggtgctggaaagttgaataggactgggccctggggCACTTCCAGTATTGGCTAAAACCCTTCCCTAGCCCTAGGCAAAACTTCAACAGCACTTGCTACTCACCATGAACCAATAGATGTTCATCAGAGTGAGGACGAACAGCAAAGCATTGAAGAAGAAATAAAAGGGAATATTGGGGACAGACTGGAGGCTGGAGTGACAGGTGGCGTACAGCACCTTGAGAGGGAACCAGTACAGGCGAAACCAGAACCTGCCAGGACAAAAGTGAAGGAGGAGGCAGTGCATTAATGGCATCCAAGCCATGCAACAAAGCGCAAGGAGGGGCAAGTCCAAATTCCCTTGGTTCCATTACACAATCATGCTGAGATTCCAGCATCCCCCCTGGGGTCCACCCTAGCCGGAATCTGGCAAGACTTCTGGATTTTAGAATGTCTTTTGAAGACGTGCCCT
The DNA window shown above is from Tiliqua scincoides isolate rTilSci1 chromosome 8, rTilSci1.hap2, whole genome shotgun sequence and carries:
- the GDF1 gene encoding embryonic growth/differentiation factor 1; the protein is MRLCHLHSSLAVGILWALLVGSMDLKTQENLLLKSLGLSVKPSPRSPAPVPPLIWKMFQTRTVPSPAGKEPRRPCWVEEFNVPGNIIRVFPDQGGFIHKREQGWLCLQKRLYFNFSVLEEGELLTMAQLEIKFRRNVYRGSAPAHPFELSLYRASQLALRGMSTHAYSRQPLVEQSFIHLHKSLIFNLTDVAKDWQTPTKNVGLILEIGTPTLLDGKLCSDIDAFLDTSLLVVSLAPQQCKNTRKKRSSYYTPISTSNICKPRRLYISFNDIGWENWIIAPKGYMANYCLGECPFPLTEELNSTNHAILQTMVHSLDPEGTPQPCCVPVRLSPISILYYDNNDNVVLRHYEDMVVDECGCR